From the genome of Chloroflexi bacterium ADurb.Bin180:
CATCTACCACTGCGTCGAGGTCGTGACCCAACCGGCCACAGACGTACTCCACCAGGCGCTCGGCCTGGAGGGTGTTGACCTGAAAAAAGCTGGTCGCCGAAATGCGGTAAGTATGCTGGCCCAGCGTTTCGTGCAAGTGCGAGCTGCCCATCAGAGTAACCGCCGTACCATCGGTGAGCTGCAGGAGACACGAAACAGGCAGAGTGACCTCGATATCGGGCGGCTCATCGTCCTCCATCTCCAGGATGATCATCCGCTCCCCGGTGCGCACGCCGGCGCGCAGAGAGAACCGTTGCAGCCCGGGCAGCTCCAGCTCCAGGGAGTCGTACAAGTCCTGCAGCAGCGGGTGCATAATCAGGCATTGCTCTATGGGCACCACGTTATGGCTCAAGGCAGCCATAAAGCCGGGCAGACCGTCCCGGGTGGCGTGGAACTGCACGTTGTTGCGGTAGCCCCAGGGGTCATCCGCGCCAACGGTCTCCTGCACCGGCACATCCTGCAGCCCGGCAATGCGGCGAAGCTGGCCGGCGACGATGCTGCGCTTGAACTCGAGCTGGGCCGGGTAGGCGATGTGCTGCCAGTGACAGCCGCCGCAGCGGCCAAAATAGGGGCACCGGGGCGCCACGCGCGCCACCGACGGAGTCACGACCTCCACCAGTCTGGCGCGGGCAAAGCTGCTGCGCTTTTGGACCAGCTCGACGCGCACCGTCTCCCCGGCGATGGCGGCGGGCACAAAGATGACTCGTCCCTCGTGTCGACCCACGGCCTCGCCGCCGTGAGCCATATCGGTCAGTTCGATGGTTAGCTTCTCGCTCATCAATCCATCCACCAGTAGAGTTCGTGGGATGCTGCCGGAGGGCAGAGGCTCATGGTCTGAGGCGCCGACGGAGCAACTCGGCCGCGGCGGTGGGATCTGCTGTGCCGTGGGAGGCCTTGACCACTGCGCCAACCAGAAAGCGCAGCACAGCGTCTTTGCCCGTTCGATACTGACTGACCGCCTCTGGATTGGCAGCGATCACCTGGGCCAGGAACTCACCGAGCGAGGCTTCATCGG
Proteins encoded in this window:
- a CDS encoding putative RNA methyltransferase, translating into MSEKLTIELTDMAHGGEAVGRHEGRVIFVPAAIAGETVRVELVQKRSSFARARLVEVVTPSVARVAPRCPYFGRCGGCHWQHIAYPAQLEFKRSIVAGQLRRIAGLQDVPVQETVGADDPWGYRNNVQFHATRDGLPGFMAALSHNVVPIEQCLIMHPLLQDLYDSLELELPGLQRFSLRAGVRTGERMIILEMEDDEPPDIEVTLPVSCLLQLTDGTAVTLMGSSHLHETLGQHTYRISATSFFQVNTLQAERLVEYVCGRLGHDLDAVVDAYCGVGTFSLALASHTRRLVGIEGSASALEDARVNAKGQDHLTFLEGVVEDVLPTLEGHFPVVLLDPPRDGLEAKALATLLGMRPERIVYVSCDPATLARDIKGLIAGGYLLSSVTPFDMFPQTYHVETVAVLDRA